In Planctomycetota bacterium, a genomic segment contains:
- a CDS encoding vitamin B12 dependent-methionine synthase activation domain-containing protein, whose translation METLDKIPFAVDVAALMKSLRIPAGSDREREVRKMVKAAQKIARPKAVYDLCFIEHKGEDSVTFGGATFTSRVLRVNLDGAGRVFPFVATCGRELADFAASLDDLVLSFALDTVMVQALEAMVGALRTHLTQKYALGGVGMMDPGSLEDWPLSEQRPLFSVLGDVKGAIGVELTDSLLMVPIKSVSGIIFPTKHSFESCQLCPRETCPNRRAKYDPELWAKRYGRTGQ comes from the coding sequence ATGGAAACCCTCGACAAGATCCCGTTCGCGGTGGATGTAGCCGCTCTAATGAAAAGCCTGCGCATCCCGGCCGGCAGCGACCGGGAGCGCGAGGTGCGCAAGATGGTGAAGGCGGCGCAGAAGATCGCCCGGCCCAAGGCGGTCTACGACCTGTGCTTCATCGAGCACAAGGGCGAAGATAGCGTGACATTCGGCGGCGCGACGTTCACCAGCCGCGTGCTCCGTGTGAACCTCGATGGGGCGGGGCGGGTCTTCCCCTTCGTGGCCACGTGCGGCCGCGAACTGGCCGACTTTGCGGCCTCGCTCGACGACCTGGTGCTCAGCTTCGCCCTCGACACCGTGATGGTGCAGGCGCTGGAGGCCATGGTGGGCGCGCTCCGCACGCACCTCACCCAGAAGTACGCCCTCGGCGGCGTCGGCATGATGGACCCCGGGTCGCTCGAGGACTGGCCGCTCTCCGAGCAGCGGCCGCTCTTCTCGGTGCTCGGCGACGTGAAGGGCGCCATCGGCGTCGAACTGACCGACAGCCTGCTCATGGTGCCCATCAAGTCGGTCTCCGGCATCATCTTCCCCACGAAACACAGCTTCGAGAGCTGCCAGCTCTGCCCTCGCGAGACCTGCCCCAACCGCCGGGCGAAGTACGACCCCGAGCTCTGGGCGAAGCGCTACGGCCGCACGGGGCAATGA
- a CDS encoding diphosphate--fructose-6-phosphate 1-phosphotransferase yields MRRENNVIVAQSGGPSPVINSSLRGVLDTCRAFPDTFGTVYAAWHGIEGVLNEELLDLSAQPDEEIALLRTTPAAGAIGTCRYKLKDKQTEDFERIIAVFKAHGIRYFFYNGGNDSMDTANKVSQLAAKRGLDLIAVGVPKTIDNDVGDQEFQLIDHTPGYGSVARYWACIVQNALEENRGACPSDPVLVIQAMGRKIGFIPAAARLADPHREASLQIYMPEAGVKLPELADNVNQALKARGGVVVVVSEGLDVGDIGASKDSFGHTQFSASETTAAQIVVSYLNKVGLAARGAARGQVPGCDQRDTAVYASVVDLDEAYRVGQKAALLAKNGEGGWMSTILREPGSPYSVRYDKVELAKVANSERTFPKAWIAPSRVDVTDDFLAYARPLIGDDWVSVPLVNGIQRFARLKPIFAERKCPAYVPQAYR; encoded by the coding sequence ATGCGCAGAGAGAACAACGTCATCGTCGCCCAGTCGGGCGGGCCGTCGCCCGTCATCAACAGCTCGCTGCGGGGCGTACTCGACACGTGCCGGGCCTTCCCCGACACGTTCGGCACGGTCTATGCCGCGTGGCACGGCATCGAGGGCGTGCTCAACGAGGAACTGCTCGACCTGAGCGCCCAGCCCGACGAGGAGATCGCCCTCCTGCGCACCACGCCCGCCGCCGGCGCCATCGGCACCTGCCGCTACAAGCTCAAGGACAAGCAGACCGAGGACTTCGAGCGAATCATCGCCGTCTTCAAGGCCCACGGCATCCGCTACTTCTTCTACAACGGCGGCAACGACTCGATGGACACGGCGAACAAGGTGAGCCAGCTTGCGGCCAAGCGGGGACTCGACCTGATCGCCGTGGGCGTGCCCAAGACGATTGACAACGACGTGGGCGACCAGGAGTTCCAGCTGATTGACCACACGCCCGGCTACGGCAGCGTGGCGCGCTACTGGGCGTGCATCGTGCAGAACGCCCTCGAAGAGAACCGCGGCGCCTGCCCCTCCGACCCCGTGCTCGTGATCCAGGCGATGGGGCGGAAGATCGGCTTCATCCCCGCCGCCGCCCGCCTGGCCGACCCCCACCGCGAGGCGTCGCTCCAGATCTACATGCCCGAGGCCGGCGTGAAGCTGCCCGAGCTCGCCGACAACGTCAACCAGGCCCTCAAGGCCCGCGGCGGCGTGGTCGTGGTCGTGAGCGAAGGGCTCGACGTGGGCGACATCGGCGCGAGCAAGGACTCCTTCGGCCACACGCAGTTCAGCGCCAGCGAGACCACGGCGGCCCAGATCGTCGTCAGCTACCTGAACAAGGTCGGCCTGGCCGCCCGCGGCGCCGCCCGCGGCCAGGTGCCCGGCTGCGACCAGCGCGACACCGCCGTCTATGCCTCCGTGGTGGACCTGGACGAGGCCTACCGCGTCGGCCAGAAGGCGGCCCTGCTCGCCAAGAACGGCGAGGGCGGCTGGATGTCCACGATCCTCCGCGAGCCCGGCAGCCCCTACAGCGTGCGCTACGACAAGGTGGAACTCGCGAAGGTGGCGAACTCGGAACGCACCTTCCCCAAAGCCTGGATCGCCCCCAGCCGCGTGGACGTGACGGACGACTTCCTGGCCTATGCCCGGCCGCTGATCGGCGACGACTGGGTGAGCGTGCCCCTGGTGAACGGCATCCAACGCTTCGCGCGGCTCAAGCCGATCTTCGCCGAGCGCAAGTGCCCGGCCTACGTGCCCCAGGCGTACCGCTGA
- a CDS encoding aldo/keto reductase, producing the protein MDKAVTRRQFAATAAAAAVAATLPQTAQAAAADPATILNYNPDMEYRRLGKTGLMISAVVLGGHWKRLVKIIGGDEPKGWMSTDIGREAFQKNRADVVTRCIEKGINYVDACCGEEILAYSRALKGRRDRMYFGFSWHVRESRFPEWRSAKKLQEGLDLGLKEAGLDYCDLWRISLLVDSSKHTQGEIEEAVAALDWAKQTGRARFTGFSSHDRPHLKHLVETYPKQVEVILTPYTAKTKVVHDPSGLWAAIRKHDVGWFGIKPFASNSVFQGDSSPESPSFDEDNRIARLTIRRILCNPAITAPMPGLITPQQVDNVCAAIKERRELDLKERAELDRAMERAWASLPADYQWLKDWERV; encoded by the coding sequence GTGGACAAGGCCGTGACCCGCCGCCAGTTCGCCGCCACCGCCGCCGCGGCCGCCGTGGCCGCGACGCTGCCGCAGACCGCGCAGGCCGCGGCGGCCGACCCCGCGACGATTCTCAACTACAACCCCGACATGGAATACCGCCGCCTGGGCAAGACGGGGCTGATGATCTCCGCCGTCGTGCTCGGCGGCCATTGGAAGCGCCTCGTCAAGATCATCGGCGGCGACGAGCCCAAGGGCTGGATGAGCACCGACATCGGCCGCGAAGCGTTCCAGAAGAACCGCGCCGACGTGGTCACCCGCTGCATCGAGAAGGGCATCAACTACGTGGACGCCTGCTGCGGCGAGGAGATTCTCGCCTACAGCCGCGCCCTGAAGGGCCGCCGCGACCGGATGTACTTCGGCTTCTCCTGGCACGTGCGTGAGAGCCGATTCCCCGAATGGCGCTCGGCCAAGAAGCTCCAGGAGGGCCTCGACCTCGGCCTCAAGGAGGCCGGACTCGACTACTGCGACCTCTGGCGCATCAGCCTGCTCGTGGACAGCAGCAAGCACACCCAAGGCGAGATCGAGGAGGCCGTGGCCGCGCTCGACTGGGCCAAGCAGACGGGCCGCGCGCGCTTCACCGGCTTCTCCTCCCACGACCGCCCCCACCTCAAGCACCTGGTCGAGACCTATCCCAAGCAGGTCGAGGTCATCCTCACCCCCTACACCGCCAAGACCAAGGTCGTGCACGACCCCAGCGGCCTCTGGGCCGCAATCCGAAAGCACGACGTCGGCTGGTTCGGCATCAAGCCCTTCGCCAGCAACAGCGTCTTCCAGGGCGACAGCAGCCCCGAGAGCCCCAGTTTCGATGAAGACAACCGCATCGCACGGCTCACCATCCGCCGCATCCTGTGCAACCCGGCCATCACCGCCCCTATGCCCGGCCTCATCACCCCCCAGCAGGTGGACAACGTGTGCGCCGCGATCAAGGAACGCCGAGAACTCGACCTGAAGGAGCGGGCGGAACTCGACCGCGCCATGGAGCGCGCCTGGGCAAGCCTGCCGGCCGACTACCAGTGGCTCAAGGACTGGGAACGCGTGTGA
- a CDS encoding DUF1097 family protein, giving the protein PAAVFAVVVVVICAERVPGFDFVPGWFVGAGVYFALISLADSKALSSLHGLSKWDKYLEAGLLLMVSCGVGQVYGVVTVFLRRRYEAMAKGAGKSKGK; this is encoded by the coding sequence CCCGCGGCCGTGTTCGCGGTGGTCGTGGTGGTCATCTGCGCCGAGCGGGTGCCGGGTTTCGACTTTGTGCCCGGTTGGTTCGTGGGCGCTGGCGTGTACTTCGCCCTCATCAGCCTTGCCGATTCCAAAGCGCTCTCCAGCCTGCACGGGCTGTCCAAGTGGGACAAGTACCTCGAGGCCGGCCTGTTGCTGATGGTCTCGTGCGGCGTGGGGCAGGTCTACGGCGTCGTCACCGTCTTCCTGCGCCGACGCTACGAGGCGATGGCCAAGGGGGCGGGGAAGAGCAAAGGCAAGTAG